The following coding sequences are from one Coffea arabica cultivar ET-39 chromosome 11e, Coffea Arabica ET-39 HiFi, whole genome shotgun sequence window:
- the LOC113719131 gene encoding 26S proteasome non-ATPase regulatory subunit 11 homolog, translating into MSSSSLPATTASLTQASEATSPSEAISIYYQILANPSSSPEALRIKEQAISNLSDLLRQENRAEELKNLLTQLRPFFSLIPKAKTAKIVRGIVDTVAKIPGTSDLQIALCKEIVQWTRDEKRTFLRQRIEAKLAALLMENKEYSEALALLSGLIKEVRRLDDKLLLVEIDLLESKLHFSLRNLPKAKAALTAARTAANAIYVPPAQQGTIDLQSGILHAEEKDYKTAYSYFYEAFEAFNALEDPQAIYSLKYMLLCKIMVSQADDVAGIISSPKVGLQYQGPELDAMKAVADAHSKRSLKLFETALRNFRAQLEGDPIVHRHLSSLYDTLLEQNLCRLIEPFSRVEIAHIAELIELPAEHVEKKLSQMILDKKFAGTLDQGAGCLVIFDDPKTDAIYPATLETIENMGKVVDSLFVRSAKIMV; encoded by the coding sequence ATGTCTTCATCTTCCCTGCCAGCTACCACTGCTTCACTTACACAAGCTTCTGAAGCCACTAGCCCTTCTGAGGCCATTTCTATCTATTACCAGATACTTGCCAACCCTTCATCTTCTCCAGAGGCCCTAAGAATAAAGGAGCAGGCCATCTCCAATCTCTCTGATCTGCTTAGGCAGGAAAATAGGGCAGAGGAACTTAAGAACCTTCTGACCCAACTTCGGCCCTTCTTTTCCTTGATCCCCAAAGCAAAAACTGCAAAAATTGTTCGTGGAATTGTTGATACGGTGGCCAAAATACCTGGTACATCTGATCTTCAGATTGCCCTATGCAAGGAAATTGTGCAATGGACACGTGATGAGAAGCGAACTTTCCTTCGTCAGCGCATTGAGGCAAAACTCGCAGCTCTTTTGATGGAGAACAAGGAGTATTCTGAAGCTTTGGCTCTCCTTTCTGGACTAATCAAGGAGGTGAGAAGATTAGATGACAAGCTGCTTCTTGTGGAGATTGACTTGCTAGAGAGCAAGCTTCATTTCTCTTTGAGGAATCTTCCTAAAGCCAAAGCTGCACTTACAGCTGCAAGAACAGCAGCAAATGCTATTTATGTTCCTCCAGCACAGCAGGGCACGATTGATCTGCAGAGTGGGATTCTCCATGCTGAGGAAAAAGATTATAAGACTGCTTACAGTTACTTCTATGAGGCATTTGAAGCTTTCAATGCCCTTGAAGATCCCCAGGCCATATATAGCCTAAAGTACATGCTGCTGTGTAAAATCATGGTCAGCCAGGCTGATGATGTGGCAGGAATAATATCATCCCCCAAGGTGGGCTTGCAGTATCAGGGCCCAGAACTTGATGCAATGAAAGCAGTTGCTGATGCTCATTCAAAACGCTCTCTTAAGCTCTTTGAGACTGCACTTCGGAACTTTAGGGCCCAGTTAGAGGGAGATCCTATTGTCCACAGGCACCTCTCATCACTGTATGACACTTTGTTGGAGCAGAACCTTTGCCGGTTGATTGAGCCTTTCTCTCGGGTTGAAATAGCTCACATTGCTGAATTAATTGAGTTGCCGGCTGAACATGTTGAGAAGAAATTATCTCAGATGATTCTGGATAAGAAGTTTGCGGGCACTCTGGACCAGGGGGCTGGATGCCTTGTAATTTTTGACGACCCAAAGACAGATGCTATATACCCAGCTACATTGGAAACTATTGAGAATATGGGCAAGGTGGTTGACAGTTTGTTTGTGAGATCTGCCAAGATAATGGTTTGA
- the LOC113718930 gene encoding uncharacterized protein isoform X3 — MENEDISGGESDWVEVQSPFFTTKAHRNEDDENSVLIEEQQQSHIEEQQQLHPSSSPASLSSDGDHQSEVEEAKVENKDGNWIKRGLGFFSSGIEKIVSRMRNCADRRASTWLFASATTGVGAMLLVVVLYRRAKRWRGQALPAESKQHLRLLIREKDQVHSRPLSLSIQQLFMFSVYLFRSLLMHVCTSENSTD, encoded by the exons ATGGAAAATGAAGATATATCTGGAGGAGAAAGTGATTGGGTTGAAGTACAATCACCATTCTTCACAACGAAAGCTCATCGGAATGAGGATGACGAAAATTCAGTG CTGATCGAGGAACAACAGCAGTCACATATTGAGGAACAACAGCAGTTACATCCCTCGTCTTCCCCTGCCTCGTTGTCATCTGATGGCGATCACCAGAGTGAGGTTGAAGAAGCTAAGGTTGAAAACAAAGACGGAAACTGGATAAAAAGGGGTTTGGGATTTTTCAGTTCTGGGATTGAGAAAATTGTTTCAAGAATGAGGAATTGTGCTGATCGTAGAGCTAGCACGTGGTTATTTGCTTCAGCAACAACTGGAGTGGGAGCAATGCTGTTGGTGGTGGTGTTGTATAGGAGAGCAAAGAGGTGGCGCGGGCAAGCGCTACCTGCAGAGAGCAAACAGCATCTCAGACTTCTCATCAGAGAAAAAGACCAGGTGCACTCTAGACCTTTATCACTCTCAATTCAGCAGCTGTTCATGTTTAGCGTTTATCTATTCCGGTCTCTTCTGATGCATGTATGCACTTCAGAAAATTCAACAGACTGA
- the LOC113718030 gene encoding uncharacterized protein — translation MDSLSSVSPSVVLPPSGTSSNPFQNHRRRISFSSQFLKPGTCQFRLSYNDSSQESSRARRRCHFSQAGCNIRGEKEDEENKRRDEEVERALHMDGTIPGSSNEFVKQVSSRAYDMRRHLQQSFDSSSYDVLEANPWREPSKPVYVLTHRENQICTMKTRRNRSEVERELGLLFSKGGKWRNQAKQSGSETKFQMLVEDIQEGVLVFEDQTEAANYCDLLQGGGQDCEGVAEVEASSVFDLCQKMRALAVLFRRGMTPPQPESLKLNLRARKRSLEDQEDL, via the exons ATGGATTCACTGTCATCAGTGTCACCATCTGTAGTCCTCCCACCTAGCGGCACCAGCAGCAACCCTTTTCAAAATCATCGGCGGCGAATCAGTTTCTCGTCTCAATTTCTTAAGCCAGGGACTTGTCAGTTTCGTCTTTCGTACAACGATTCTTCTCAAGAATCTAGCAGAGCAAGGAGGAGATGTCATTTCTCGCAGGCGGGGTGTAATATTAGAGGAGAAAAAGAAGATGAAGAGAATAAGAGGAGGGATGAAGAGGTGGAAAGGGCGCTTCACATGGACGGTACAATTCCCGGGAGTTCCAATGAGTTCGTTAAGCAAGTGTCTTCACGCGCCTATGACATGCGTAGACATCTCCAACAATCGTTTGACAGCAGTAGCTATGATG TATTAGAGGCAAACCCCTGGAGAGAACCTTCCAAACCTGTGTATGTACTAACCCACAGGGAAAACCAGATATGTACAATGAAAACTCGCAGAAACAGAAG TGAAGTTGAAAGAGAGCTTGGATTGTTGTTTTCAAAAGGGGGCAAGTGGAGAAATCAAGCCAAGCAGTCAGGAAGtgaaacaaaatttcagatGCTGGTTGAGGATATCCAGGAGGGTGTGCTT GTATTTGAAGATCAAACTGAAGCTGCCAATTACTGTGACTTGCTCCAAGGAGGCGGCCAAGATTGTGAAGGCGTGGCAGAGGTAGAAGCCTCATCG GTATTTGATCTCTGTCAAAAAATGAGGGCCCTTGCAGTTCTGTTTCGCCGTGGGATGACCCCTCCTCAACCTGAAAGCTTGAAACTCAACTTGAGGGCACGTAAACGATCCCTTGAAGACCAAGAAGACTTGTGA
- the LOC113719232 gene encoding vesicle transport v-SNARE 12-like isoform X2: MRGNIVSSLPICLESVTLLLLLMEIRKMDLEARSLQPSLKATLLAKLREYKSDLNKLKREVKKLTSANSVQAAHEELLEAGLADSHMASANQRERVMMTTERLNQSSDRIRESRRAALETEDLGVSILGDLHQQRETLLHSNTKLHGVDDAIDKSKKVLTSMSRRITRNKWILGSIIAALVLAILVILYFKLFH, encoded by the exons ATGAGAGGCAATATTGTGAGCTCTCTGCCAATTTGTCTAGAAAGTGTAACTCTGCTGCTCTTGCTGATGGAG ATTCGGAAAATGGATCTTGAGGCAAGAAGTCTGCAGCCAAGTTTGAAGGCTACACTGCTTGCTAAGCTCAGAGAATATAAATCTGATTTAAATAAGTTGAAAAGAGAAGTTAAGAAATTAACATCAGCAAATTCTGTCCAAGCTGCCCATGAGGAGCTGTTGGAGGCTGGATTGGCCGATTCGCATATG GCTTCTGCAAACCAAAGAGAAAGAGTGATGATGACTACGGAGAGACTGAATCAGTCGAGCGACCGAATCAGAGAAAGCCGGAGAGCAGCTCTGGAGACAGAAGATCTTGGAGTCTCAATCCTCGGGGATTTGCATCAACAACGTGAAACTCTTCTACACTCTAATACGAAG cttcatggagtagatgatgcCATCGATAAGAGCAAGAAAGTCTTGACTTCTATGTCCAGACGGATAACACGGAATAAGTGGATTCTTGGCTCCATTATTGCAGCCCTCGTCCTGGCCATCCTCGTTATCCTGTATTTCAAGCTATTTCATTAG
- the LOC113718930 gene encoding uncharacterized protein isoform X2 has protein sequence MENEDISGGESDWVEVQSPFFTTKAHRNEDDENSVDQLIEEQQQSHIEEQQQLHPSSSPASLSSDGDHQSEVEEAKVENKDGNWIKRGLGFFSSGIEKIVSRMRNCADRRASTWLFASATTGVGAMLLVVVLYRRAKRWRGQALPAESKQHLRLLIREKDQVHSRPLSLSIQQLFMFSVYLFRSLLMHVCTSENSTD, from the exons ATGGAAAATGAAGATATATCTGGAGGAGAAAGTGATTGGGTTGAAGTACAATCACCATTCTTCACAACGAAAGCTCATCGGAATGAGGATGACGAAAATTCAGTG GACCAGCTGATCGAGGAACAACAGCAGTCACATATTGAGGAACAACAGCAGTTACATCCCTCGTCTTCCCCTGCCTCGTTGTCATCTGATGGCGATCACCAGAGTGAGGTTGAAGAAGCTAAGGTTGAAAACAAAGACGGAAACTGGATAAAAAGGGGTTTGGGATTTTTCAGTTCTGGGATTGAGAAAATTGTTTCAAGAATGAGGAATTGTGCTGATCGTAGAGCTAGCACGTGGTTATTTGCTTCAGCAACAACTGGAGTGGGAGCAATGCTGTTGGTGGTGGTGTTGTATAGGAGAGCAAAGAGGTGGCGCGGGCAAGCGCTACCTGCAGAGAGCAAACAGCATCTCAGACTTCTCATCAGAGAAAAAGACCAGGTGCACTCTAGACCTTTATCACTCTCAATTCAGCAGCTGTTCATGTTTAGCGTTTATCTATTCCGGTCTCTTCTGATGCATGTATGCACTTCAGAAAATTCAACAGACTGA
- the LOC113718983 gene encoding ARF guanine-nucleotide exchange factor GNOM-like has protein sequence MGRLRLQSNINAIEEEPEDCETTSSNKAALACMVNSEIGAVLAVMRRNVRWGGRYVSGDDQLEHSLIQSLKTLRKQIFVWQHQWQTINPVLYLQPFLEVIRSDETGAPITGVALSSVYKILTLDVLDLSTVNIEEAMNLVVDAVTSCRFEITDPASEEVVLMKILQVLLACMKGKTSVVLSNQHVCTIVNTCFRVVHQAGTKGELLQRIARHTMHELIRCIFSHLPDVDNTECSLVKGGTPIKHEVGGIDADYSFGSKSENGSEYNGQLGNVASDISTGLNVMGNSAGKTDSGKDSVPYDSHLMTEPYGVPCMVEIFHFLCSLLNVVEHMGMGPKANSIAFDEDVPLFALGLINSAIELGGPAITHHPRLLSLVEDELFRNLMQFGLSTSSLILSMVCSIVLNLYQHLRTELKLQLEAFFSCVILRLSQSRYGASYQQQEVAMEALVDFCRQKTFMVEMYANLDCDITCGNVFEELANLLSKSAFPVNSPLSAMHILALDGLIAVIQGMAERIGNGLFNSEPAPVNLEEYTPFWMLKCENYNEPDKWVPFVRRRKYIKRRLMIGADHFNRDPKKGLEFLQGTHLLPEKLDPQSVACFFRYTAGLDKNLVGDFLGNHDEFCVQVLHEFAKTFDFQDMNLDIALRLFLETFRLPGESQKIQRVLEAFSERYYEQSPQILANKDAALLLSYSLIMLNTDQHNVQVKKKMTEEDFIRNNRHINGGNDLPREFLSELYHSICKNEIRTTPEQGAGFAEMTPSRWIDLMHKSKKSAPYIVSDSRAYLDHDMFAIMSGPTIAAISVVFDHAEHEEVYQTCIDGFLAVAKISACHHLEDVLDDLVVSLCKFTTLLNPSSVEEPVLAFGDDCKARMATVTVFTIANRYGDFIRTGWRNILDCILRLHKLGLLPARVASDAADDSEMSPEPGQGKPLTNSLSSVQVQAIGTPRRSSGLMGRFSQLLSLDTEEPRSQPTEQQLAAHQRTLQTIQKCHIDSIFTESKFLLAESLLQLARALIWAAGRPQKGSSSPEDEDTAVFCLELLIAITLNNRDRIGLLWQGVYEHIANIVQSTVMPSALVEKAVFGLLRICQRLLPYKENLADELLRSLQLVLKLDARVADAYCEQITQEVSRLVKANATHIRSQLGWRTIASLLSITARHPEASESGFDALLFIMSDGAHLTPANYVLCIDAARQFAESRVGQADRSVRAIDLMAGSVACLTRWDEDAKGAMAEAEALKLSQEIGEMWLRLAQALRKVCLDQREEVRNHALLSVQMCLTGVEGIHLPHALWLQCFDMVIFTMLDDLTEIAQGHSQKDYRNMEGTLVLALKLLTKVFLLLLHELSQLTTFCKLWLGVLSRMEKYMKVKVRGKKSEKLQELVPELLKNTLLVMKTKGVLVQRSALGGDSLWELTWLHVNNIVPSLQSELFPGNELEQSDSKLGEMGKNTLPNETGSAQEEWHP, from the exons ATGGGGCGCTTAAGGCTACAATCAAATATCAATGCAATCGAAGAGGAACCTGAAGACTGTGAGACTACTTCTTCCAATAAAGCTGCTTTAGCATGTATGGTTAATTCAGAAATAGGAGCTGTTTTGGCAGTCATGAGGAGGAATGTTAGGTGGGGAGGTCGCTATGTTTCAGGAGATGATCAGCTGGAGCACTCTCTTATCCAGTCTCTCAAGACATTGAGGAAACAAATATTTGTATGGCAGCATCAGTGGCAAACAATCAATCCAGTCCTGTATCTCCAGCCTTTTCTAGAGGTGATTCGATCTGATGAGACCGGTGCTCCAATCACAGGTGTTGCATTGTCATCGGTTTACAAGATTTTGACTCTTGATGTGCTTGATTTAAGTACAGTCAACATTGAAGAAGCCATGAACTTGGTAGTTGATGCTGTGACTAGCTGCAGATTTGAGATAACTGATCCTGCATCTGAAGAAGTTGTATTGATGAAGATACTTCAGGTTCTTTTGGCTTGCATGAAAGGGAAAACATCTGTTGTTCTAAGTAATCAGCATGTCTGCACTATTGTCAACACATGCTTCCGGGTTGTTCATCAAGCTGGAACAAAAGGTGAACTATTACAACGGATAGCTCGCCACACAATGCATGAACTGATCAGGTGTATCTTTTCACACCTTCCAGATGTTGACAACACAGAATGTTCTCTAGTTAAAGGAGGCACTCCTATTAAGCATGAG GTCGGTGGAATTGATGCAGACTACAGCTTTGGTAGCAAATCAGAGAATGGTAGTGAGTACAATGGCCAACTTGGAAATGTTGCTTCTGATATTTCAACTGGTCTCAATGTGATGGGCAATAGTGCTGGGAAGACAGATAGTGGAAAGGATTCTGTTCCTTATGATTCGCATCTGATGACTGAACCTTACGGTGTTCCCTGCATGGTTGAGATATTTCACTTCCTATGTTCATTGTTGAATGTTGTTGAACATATGGGAATGGGCCCTAAAGCAAATTCTATAGCTTTTGATGAAGATGTACCTCTTTTTGCCTTAGGTTTGATCAATTCAGCTATTGAATTGGGTGGCCCTGCAATTACACATCATCCTAGATTGTTGAGTTTGGTAGAGGACGAACTATTTCGTAACCTAATGCAGTTTGGCTTGTCAACGAGCTCACTAATTCTTTCCATGGTCTGCAGTATTGTTCTCAATCTCTATCAGCACTTGCGTACTGAACTTAAGTTACAACTTGAGGCTTTCTTTTCCTGTGTGATATTAAGGCTCTCGCAAAGCCGTTATGGGGCTTCATATCAGCAACAGGAGGTAGCGATGGAGGCTCTTGTTGATTTTTGTAGGCAAAAAACATTCATGGTAGAGATGTATGCAAATTTAGACTGTGATATTACTTGCGGCAATGTGTTTGAAGAACTTGCGAATTTGCTGTCCAAGAGTGCATTTCCTGTGAATAGTCCTTTATCTGCAATGCATATCCTTGCCTTGGATGGTTTGATTGCTGTTATTCAGGGGATGGCTGAGAGGATAGGAAATGGATTGTTTAATTCAGAACCTGCTCCTGTAAATCTTGAGGAATATACTCCATTCTGGATGCTGAAGTGTGAGAACTATAATGAACCCGACAAGTGGGTTCCCTTTGTTCGTCGGAGGAAATACATCAAAAGACGTTTGATGATTGGTGCTGATCACTTCAACAGGGATCCAAAGAAAGGGTTAGAATTTCTTCAGGGCACACATCTGTTGCCTGAAAAACTTGACCCCCAAAGCGTGGCTTGTTTTTTCAGGTATACTGCTGGTTTAGATAAAAATCTTGTTGGAGATTTTCTGGGGAATCATGATGAGTTTTGTGTTCAGGTTCTTCATGAATTTGCTAAAACATTTGATTTCCAAGATATGAACCTAGATATCGCGTTGCGTTTATTTTTGGAGACTTTTCGACTGCCTGGAGAATCGCAAAAGATACAAAGGGTGCTTGAGGCATTTTCAGAGAGATACTATGAGCAATCACCGCAGATTTTAGCTAATAAAGATGCGGCTCTCTTGCTTTCTTATTCATTAATAATGCTCAACACTGACCAGCATAACGTCCAGGTGAAGAAAAAGATGACAGAAGAGGATTTCATTCGAAACAATCGGCACATTAATGGAGGTAATGATCTTCCTCGTGAATTTCTCTCTGAGCTGTATCATTCTATCTGCAAGAATGAAATCCGCACAACACCAGAACAAGGTGCTGGATTTGCCGAAATGACCCCCAGTCGTTGGATTGATCTAATGCACAAATCCAAAAAAAGTGCCCCTTACATTGTCTCTGATTCTAGAGCGTACCTTGACCATGACATGTTTGCAATAATGTCTGGTCCTACAATTGCTGCCATTTCTGTTGTTTTTGATCATGCAGAACATGAAGAAGTTTACCAAACGTGTATTGATGGGTTTCTAGCTGTGGCAAAAATTTCAGCATGTCATCATCTTGAAGATGTCTTGGATGATCTTGTAGTGTCTCTCTGTAAGTTCACAACATTGTTAAATCCCTCATCTGTTGAGGAACCTGTTCTGGCCTTTGGTGATGATTGCAAGGCACGGATGGCCACTGTCACAGTGTTCACTATAGCAAACAGATATGGCGATTTTATCCGTACTGGATGGAGAAACATATTGGATTGCATCTTAAGGTTGCATAAACTGGGGCTTCTTCCTGCTCGTGTGGCCAGTGATGCAGCTGATGACTCAGAGATGTCCCCTGAGCCAGGACAGGGAAAGCCTCTTacaaattctttatcttctgtTCAAGTGCAAGCCATAGGTACTCCTAGAAGATCCTCTGGATTGATGGGCCGATTCAGTCAGCTCCTGTCATTAGATACGGAAGAACCAAGGTCTCAACCCACTGAACAACAACTTGCTGCTCATCAACGCACACTCCAGACTATTCAAAAATGTCATATTGACAGCATATTCACTGAAAGTAAATTTCTGTTGGCTGAGTCTTTATTACAGCTTGCACGTGCACTCATATGGGCTGCTGGGAGACCTCAGAAGGGTAGTAGTTCTCCTGAGGACGAGGACACCGCAGTTTTTTGTTTGGAGTTGCTTATTGCAATTACCCTGAATAATAGAGACCGGATTGGACTCCTCTGGCAGGGTGTCTATGAGCACATAGCTAACATTGTTCAGTCAACTGTAATGCCATCCGCCCTGGTTGAGAAGGCTGTCTTTGGGCTCCTCCGTATTTGTCAGAGGCTGCTCCCATATAAAGAGAACTTGGCTGATGAACTTTTGAGATCACTCCAACTGGTTCTCAAACTTGATGCGAGGGTTGCAGATGCATACTGTGAGCAAATAACCCAGGAAGTTAGTCGTCTGGTGAAGGCAAATGCTACTCACATCAGATCACAACTGGGATGGCGAACTATTGCATCGTTACTTTCTATTACAGCTAGACACCCTGAAGCTTCTGAATCAGGGTTTGATGCCCTGTTGTTTATTATGTCAGATGGAGCCCACTTAACTCCAGCGAATTATGTTCTTTGTATAGATGCAGCAAGGCAGTTTGCCGAGTCTCGAGTTGGACAGGCTGATAGATCTGTTCGCGCGATAGACCTTATGGCAGGTTCTGTTGCTTGTTTAACACGGTGGGATGAAGATGCCAAGGGAGCTATGGCTGAGGCAGAAGCCTTGAAACTGTCACAGGAGATAGGAGAGATGTGGCTGAGGCTTGCCCAGGCATTAAGAAAAGTATGTCTGGATCAGAGAGAGGAGGTGAGAAACCATGCACTTTTATCAGTGCAAATGTGCTTGACAGGAGTGGAGGGGATTCATCTTCCACATGCTTTATGGTTGCAGTGTTTTGATATGGTCATATTCACTATGCTTGATGACTTGACTGAAATAGCACAGGGACATTCCCAGAAAGACTACAGAAACATGGAAGGAACACTCGTCCTTGCCCTGAAACTCTTGACTAAAGTGTTTTTGCTATTGCTTCATGAGCTGTCACAGTTGACGACCTTCTGCAAATTGTGGTTGGGGGTGCTTAGTCGGATGGAAAAGTATATGAAGGTGAAAGTCAGAgggaaaaaaagtgaaaagcttCAGGAATTGGTACCAGAGCTACTGAAGAATACCTTGCTTGTCATGAAGACAAAGGGGGTGCTCGTACAGAGGAGCGCTCTTGGAGGAGACAGCTTGTGGGAGCTAACATGGTTGCACGTGAATAATATCGTTCCTTCTCTGCAATCCGAATTGTTCCCTGGTAATGAATTAGAGCAGTCCGACAGTAAACTCGGTGAAATGGGTAAAAATACATTGCCAAACGAAACTGGTTCTGCTCAAGAGGAATGGCATCCATGA
- the LOC113718930 gene encoding uncharacterized protein isoform X1, with protein sequence MENEDISGGESDWVEVQSPFFTTKAHRNEDDENSVVIKDSFFSTDRAIFPPSNQENLPVVSLTKDQLIEEQQQSHIEEQQQLHPSSSPASLSSDGDHQSEVEEAKVENKDGNWIKRGLGFFSSGIEKIVSRMRNCADRRASTWLFASATTGVGAMLLVVVLYRRAKRWRGQALPAESKQHLRLLIREKDQKINQLLHQVIQLNDMLLARRRVPVVQVA encoded by the exons ATGGAAAATGAAGATATATCTGGAGGAGAAAGTGATTGGGTTGAAGTACAATCACCATTCTTCACAACGAAAGCTCATCGGAATGAGGATGACGAAAATTCAGTGGTAATCAAAGACAGTTTCTTTTCTACTGACCGTGCAATTTTTCCACCAAGTAATCAGGAAAACTTACCAGTTGTTTCTTTAACCAAGGACCAGCTGATCGAGGAACAACAGCAGTCACATATTGAGGAACAACAGCAGTTACATCCCTCGTCTTCCCCTGCCTCGTTGTCATCTGATGGCGATCACCAGAGTGAGGTTGAAGAAGCTAAGGTTGAAAACAAAGACGGAAACTGGATAAAAAGGGGTTTGGGATTTTTCAGTTCTGGGATTGAGAAAATTGTTTCAAGAATGAGGAATTGTGCTGATCGTAGAGCTAGCACGTGGTTATTTGCTTCAGCAACAACTGGAGTGGGAGCAATGCTGTTGGTGGTGGTGTTGTATAGGAGAGCAAAGAGGTGGCGCGGGCAAGCGCTACCTGCAGAGAGCAAACAGCATCTCAGACTTCTCATCAGAGAAAAAGACCAG AAAATCAATCAACTTTTGCATCAAGTAATCCAGTTGAATGATATGTTATTGGCTCGTAGGAGAGTTCCAGTTGTTCAAGTTGCTTGA
- the LOC113719232 gene encoding vesicle transport v-SNARE 12-like isoform X1, translating to MSEVFEGYERQYCELSANLSRKCNSAALADGEQKNQQVSDIKAGLDDADVLIRKMDLEARSLQPSLKATLLAKLREYKSDLNKLKREVKKLTSANSVQAAHEELLEAGLADSHMASANQRERVMMTTERLNQSSDRIRESRRAALETEDLGVSILGDLHQQRETLLHSNTKLHGVDDAIDKSKKVLTSMSRRITRNKWILGSIIAALVLAILVILYFKLFH from the exons aTGAGTGAAGTATTTGAAGGATATGAGAGGCAATATTGTGAGCTCTCTGCCAATTTGTCTAGAAAGTGTAACTCTGCTGCTCTTGCTGATGGAG AGCAAAAGAACCAACAAGTTTCTGACATCAAAGCAGGACTTGATGATGCTGATGTTTTG ATTCGGAAAATGGATCTTGAGGCAAGAAGTCTGCAGCCAAGTTTGAAGGCTACACTGCTTGCTAAGCTCAGAGAATATAAATCTGATTTAAATAAGTTGAAAAGAGAAGTTAAGAAATTAACATCAGCAAATTCTGTCCAAGCTGCCCATGAGGAGCTGTTGGAGGCTGGATTGGCCGATTCGCATATG GCTTCTGCAAACCAAAGAGAAAGAGTGATGATGACTACGGAGAGACTGAATCAGTCGAGCGACCGAATCAGAGAAAGCCGGAGAGCAGCTCTGGAGACAGAAGATCTTGGAGTCTCAATCCTCGGGGATTTGCATCAACAACGTGAAACTCTTCTACACTCTAATACGAAG cttcatggagtagatgatgcCATCGATAAGAGCAAGAAAGTCTTGACTTCTATGTCCAGACGGATAACACGGAATAAGTGGATTCTTGGCTCCATTATTGCAGCCCTCGTCCTGGCCATCCTCGTTATCCTGTATTTCAAGCTATTTCATTAG